The nucleotide window GTCGAGGTTCGTGCACGCATCGTGAGCACCACACCCTCCGTTCTTCGCCAAGCAGCCATCGAAGGGGCGGGCGTGGCCCTGTTGCCGGACTGGCTGGTGGCCCGCGACCTTCAGAGCAAGCGGCTGCGCGCCGTGTTGTCTCAGTGGGTCTCTACGGAGGTCTCCGTCTGGGCGCTCTATCGCCGCGAGCTTCGGGGCACGCCAGGCATTCGAGCGTTTCTCGAAGCTCTGCCACCCCCTCTGGGCATCGCGGGCGCACCGGCCGCCCGGCAAAGAAGAAGGCCGCCGCCAAGTCAGCCGCAAAAAAGAGCCGCATCGAAGCCCGAAAAGTAGGCTGTGGATAGCCCGAGATCAGGCTAGCTTTGAATCGTCGACAACGTCCGCCCGAACTACTTGATCACCAGCTCGCAGCCCCACTTCGTCTGAAGCTTGCCGTCCTTGCTGGCCTCCACGGATTGGCAGGACTGACGCGGCACAGACGAACCGAGTCGCCTTCGAGATAAATCCCGTCGCGACCGGCACACTCGTTTAGCCCCGCAACGGGCAAGAACGTACGGGTCACCCCGGCCTCCTCGAACTCGAGCACGACCGAGGTCCGGTCCAGCGTTTCGCCTTTGGGCGGGGTGGGGATCTGGAACTGGCGCAGGGCAGTTTGGCCTGCTCGTTCAAGCTCTCGGCCATTTTGCGGAACATCGATTCGTAGTTCGGCTCGGCGCCGCAGGTGGGGTAGCGGTAACCGCCCGTCACGATGCTCAGCTCTTGGTAGGCCTGCCCTGCTGCGACCGCGCCTTCGCAGCGTCGGCCAGAGACCGGTGACATGGGGCCTATGGGCTCGCCACCGCCTGCGAGGCCTCCCGCGCTCGACTCCTGGCCCACGAACGACCAGAACACGTAGTTGCGCGTTTCCTCACTGGCTCCGAACAAGTTGGGAGCGATTGACTGAAGCGCAGCCTCGAAGCGGCGTGCCAACGATCTCGGTGCCAGCCGCTGGTCCAACGCGACGGCGCCCCCGGGGGTGGTCGCCGGCAAGGAACAGTTGGGGTTGTCGTCCGTGACGATGGCAATGTTCTTGATGGCGTTCGGGCGGAGCCTGTCGGCAAGGCCCCCGGTGGCCAGCTGAGAGAGCAGGAGGCACAGGCCGTTGTTGCTTCCGATGAGCACGTCCTTGTGAAACAGCAGGGGTGTTTGCGTGGGCTCGGTTCCCACCTGGTCGCAGAACCCATCTTCATCGGCGTCCGTGCCCCCGCCAAGGGGTTCACTCACGCAGACCCGGACCCGTCTCCTCTCGCCGTAACCCGTGAGGATTTGGACATTGAAGTCAGTGCCCGCAGCCTCGAGTACGGGATAGAGCTGCCTGTTCAGCTGCCTGACGACCTCGGCGATTTCGCCCAGCATCGATGTCGAGTTGTCGATGACGAAGACGAGATCCACGGCGCCCGGTTTGGCGACGGCCGTTGCCGTTTGTTGCACGCAGGCCGTTTCGTTGCGGCTCCCGTCTGCCAGCGCGTCGACGAACTCCACGCCGAACGCAGGCGCGGCGTCTGCGGGCCTCTCTTCCTCCGGAGCCTCGTCCTCGCCGGACGTTGTGCCTCCTCCCGAAGCCCCGCAGGCCACGACGGCAGACAACGCCATCGCGAGGACCAGCGTGCGAAGCGGCGCCCAGGGACACTGCGACCATCGACTCTCACCCACTGAAGACATGGAAAAACTCCGAATCCGTGCCCAAGGGTCGAAGCAGCCCCAGCGCCGCTCGACGTCCTCACACTGACGAACGATCAGGCCAACGGTTATCCGTCGCCGAGTGGATTTGCAAGAGAAATACCCCGGGACAGTCAGCTGCGACTGTTGCAATGAGTCGATCTCGGTCGTGGCGCGGATGCCGGGAACTATACAAACGTTCAGACGTGAATGCGGCACACGAAAGGCATGGGGATCTGTCACAGCTATACGCCCGACGGGCGGTGTGTCTCGCTGCTCAAGCTCTTGCTCTCGAACGTCAGCGTTTACGATTGCCAGTTTTGCGTGAACCGTGCTTCGAGCGACACCCCGCGGGCCACGTTCACCCCCCGCGAGGTCGTCGATCTCACGCTCGAGTTTTACCGGAGGAACTACATCGAAGGGCTCTTCGCCTGAAATGAAGGCGCGCACCGGGGGGCTTGCGCCGTGCCAAGCGGCATCCGACGACTGCGCGCATATCACACACCTTTCGGCGCGGCAGCCTCGCATTCATCGCGGCGAAGGCCTCACCGGTGGCTGCGCTTACGTCGGCGGGAGGCGCCAAGGAAGGCGTGGGCGGCAAGGGGCGCCCCCGAAAGAACGCGAATATCCGGCGCGGGACCGCGGATTTCTGAGGGGGGCAGAAGGGGATGCCCCGACTTCGTCCCGCTCCAGCGAGCCTGGTGGTGGCAAACGGGGCCTCGTGTGAGAACTTGCAGACGTGGCGCGTTGCTTGCAAAGCGGTCAACGGAAAGGCCCGCCTCCGGCGCCCGGTCGGGCGTGCCGTGAGATTCCGGTTTGCAAGAAAGCGAAGGACCCATGACAGCTTCACCTCCCACGATTCGTCCCACGCCCTCGAGATGGATACGCACCGCCCTGGCGGCGGGCCTTCTGGCCGCCAGCGGGGCCCCCGGTGCAGCCCATGCATTTTGCGGCTTTTACGTCTCGGGCGGCACCGCCAACCTGTTCAACGACGCCACCCAGGTGGTGCTGATGCGCGACGGGACCAAGACGATCCTCTCGATGCAGAACAACTACCAGGGCCCTCCCACCGACTTTGCCATGGTGGTGCCCGTGCCCGTGGTGCTGCAAGAGGCAAACGTGAAGACCTTGCCGGCTTCGCTCTTTGCCAAGATAGACACCCTCAGCGCCCCGCGCCTGGTGGAGTACTGGGAGCAGGACCCCTGCCAAGAGTACGGGGATGAAGACGACGGGGCGGGCCCTGGGAGAGTCGCTCCGGAAGCAGCCGGAAGCCCCTCCACGGACGGGTCCGATCCGCCGAAGGTCAAGGTGGAAGCCCAGTTCGAGGTGGGCGAGTACCAGATCGTGGTCCTCAGCGCCACCGAGGCCACGGCCCTCGAAAGCTGGCTCACCACCAACAAGTACAACATCCCGACGGGGGCGGCCCCGATCTTCAGCCAGTACATCCAGCAGGGGCAGTACTTCTTCGTGGCCAAGGTCGACCCAAAGAAGGTGACCTTCAAAGAGGGGCGCGCCGTGCTGTCGCCGCTTCGCTTCGATTACACCAGCGACAGCTTTTCGCTGCCCGTGCGCATGGGCATGGTCAACTCGTCCGGGGCGCAGGATTTGATCGTATACATCCTGTCGCGTGAGGGGCGCTTCGAGGTGGCTAACTACCCGAACGTGACCATCCCCACCAACATCGAGGTCTCGCAAGATGTTCGCAAGGATTTCCCGACCTTCTTCACGAAGCTCTTCGAGGCCACGCTGGCCAAGACCCCGAATGCCGTCGTGACGGAGTACGCCTGGGACGCTGCCACCTGCGATCCTTGCCCTGGTCCCACGCTCGAGGGAGACGATTACGCCACCCTCGGCGCCGACGTGCTCGGCAATCTCGAGGACTTCGGTGGCTGGGGCGGGGGGTGGACGCTCACCCGCTTGCACGCGCGCTACGGAAAGACCGGACCCTCCGAGGATCTGGTGTTCAAAAAAGCGCCGGCCATCGTGGGCGGGCGAGAGGCCTACCAGGAGGACGACAAGCTCGAAACGGGCGCAGCACCGTCACCCGCGAGTTTCGACAACTTCCAGGGGCG belongs to Myxococcales bacterium and includes:
- a CDS encoding DUF2330 domain-containing protein, which translates into the protein MTASPPTIRPTPSRWIRTALAAGLLAASGAPGAAHAFCGFYVSGGTANLFNDATQVVLMRDGTKTILSMQNNYQGPPTDFAMVVPVPVVLQEANVKTLPASLFAKIDTLSAPRLVEYWEQDPCQEYGDEDDGAGPGRVAPEAAGSPSTDGSDPPKVKVEAQFEVGEYQIVVLSATEATALESWLTTNKYNIPTGAAPIFSQYIQQGQYFFVAKVDPKKVTFKEGRAVLSPLRFDYTSDSFSLPVRMGMVNSSGAQDLIVYILSREGRFEVANYPNVTIPTNIEVSQDVRKDFPTFFTKLFEATLAKTPNAVVTEYAWDAATCDPCPGPTLEGDDYATLGADVLGNLEDFGGWGGGWTLTRLHARYGKTGPSEDLVFKKAPAIVGGREAYQEDDKLETGAAPSPASFDNFQGRYIMRNRWKGPVTCSNPRFGRWGGPPNESQPPPSASLSPNSSGRSSDVAAASELAPRSLASLVKEPIVELDVMPQASAKTGGSGCSFSAGAAATGSALPLAAAFLLLWRRRRR